Proteins encoded in a region of the Papio anubis isolate 15944 chromosome 14, Panubis1.0, whole genome shotgun sequence genome:
- the MTHFD2 gene encoding bifunctional methylenetetrahydrofolate dehydrogenase/cyclohydrolase, mitochondrial: MAATSFMSALAARLLQPAHSCSLRPRPFHLAAVRNEAVVISGRKLAQEIKQEVRQEVEEWVASGNKRPHLSVILVGENPASHSYVLNKTRAAADVGINSETIVKPASISEEELLNLINKLNNDDNVDGLLVQLPLPEHIDERRICNAVSPDKDVDGFHVINVGRMCLDQYSMLPATPWGVWEIIKRTGIPTLGKNVVVAGRSKNVGMPIAMLLHTDGAHERPGGDATVTISHRYTPKEQLKKHTILADIVISAAGIPNLITADMIKEGAAVIDVGINRVHDPVTAKPKLVGDVDFEGVRQKAGYITPVPGGVGPMTVAMLMKNTIIAAKKVLRLEEREVLKSKELGVATN; encoded by the exons ATGGCTGCAACTTCCTTCATGTCCGCGTTGGCTGCCCGGCTACTGCAGCCCGCGCACAGCTGCTCCCTTCGCCCTCGCCCCTTTCACCTCGCGGCAGTTCG AAATGAAGCTGTTGTCATTTCTGGAAGGAAACTGGCCCAGGAGATCAAGCAGGAAGTGCGGCAAGAGGTAGAAGAGTGGGTGGCCTCAGGCAACAAGCGGCCACACCTGAGCGTGATCCTGGTTGGCGAGAATCCTGCAAGTCACTCCTACGTCCTCAACAAAACCAGGGCAGCTGCAGATGTGG GAATAAACAGTGAGACAATTGTGAAACCAGCTTCAATTTCAGAGGAAGAATTGTTGAATTTAATCAATAAACtgaataatgatgataatgtaGATGGCCTCCTTGTTCAGCTGCCTCTTCCAG agcatATTGATGAGAGAAGGATCTGCAATGCTGTTTCTCCAGACAAGGATGTTGATGGCTTTCATGTAATTAATGTAGGGCGAATGTGTTTGGACCAGTATTCCATGTTACCGGCTACCCCATGGGGTGTTTGGGAAATAATTAAGCGAACTG gTATTCCAACCTTAGGGAAGAATGTGGTTGTGGCTGGAAGGTCAAAAAATGTTGGAATGCCCATTGCAATGTTACTGCACACAGATGGGGCGCATGAACGTCCCGGAG GTGATGCCACTGTTACAATATCTCATCGATATACTCCCAAAGAGCAGTTGAAGAAACATACAATTCTTGCAGATATTGTAATATCTGCTGCAG GTATTCCAAATCTGATCACAGCAGATATGATCAAGGAAGGAGCAGCAGTCATTGATGTGGGAATAAATAGAGTTCATGATCCGGTAACTGCCAAACCCAAGTTGGTTGGAGATGTGGATTTTGAAG GAGTCAGACAAAAAGCCGGGTATATCACTCCAGTTCCTGGAGGTGTTGGCCCCATGACAGTGGCAATGCTAATGAAGAATACCATTATTGCTGCAAAAAAGGTGCTGAGGCTTGAAGAGCGAGAAGTGCTGAAGTCTAAAGAGCTTGGAGTAGCCACTAATTAA